In Streptomyces puniciscabiei, a single genomic region encodes these proteins:
- a CDS encoding TIGR03084 family metal-binding protein yields MADPTPVIDDLRAESDELDRLIAELTPEQWRLATPAPGWTLAHQIAHLAWTDRSALLAVTDARAFQALVEKALAAPDSFVDEGAEDGARLPPGELLRTWRTGRDALDRALRTAPPGARFPWYGPPMSAASMATARLMETWAHGLDIADALGVVRPPTDRLRHVARLGVRTRDFAHTVHGLTPPVEEFRVELTAEDGEVWAYGPEDAPQRVTGPALDFCLLVTQRAHRSDLALSAVGPDAGRWLDIAQAFAGPPGSGRPSKGDPA; encoded by the coding sequence ATGGCCGACCCGACGCCCGTCATCGACGACCTGCGTGCCGAGAGCGACGAACTGGACCGACTGATTGCCGAGTTGACGCCGGAGCAGTGGAGGCTCGCCACCCCCGCGCCCGGCTGGACCCTCGCCCACCAGATCGCCCACCTCGCCTGGACCGACCGCTCGGCCCTGCTGGCCGTCACCGATGCCCGTGCCTTCCAGGCGCTGGTCGAGAAGGCGCTCGCCGCCCCGGACTCCTTCGTGGACGAAGGCGCGGAGGACGGCGCCCGGCTCCCGCCCGGCGAGCTGCTGCGTACATGGCGCACCGGACGGGACGCCCTCGACCGGGCCCTGCGCACCGCACCACCCGGCGCCCGTTTCCCCTGGTACGGCCCGCCCATGTCCGCAGCCTCCATGGCCACGGCCCGTCTTATGGAGACCTGGGCCCACGGGCTGGACATCGCCGACGCCCTGGGTGTGGTGCGCCCACCCACCGACCGGCTCAGGCATGTGGCGCGGCTCGGGGTCCGTACCCGGGACTTCGCCCACACCGTCCACGGGCTCACCCCTCCGGTGGAGGAATTCCGGGTGGAACTGACGGCAGAAGACGGCGAGGTGTGGGCATACGGCCCCGAGGACGCCCCCCAGCGCGTCACCGGCCCCGCCCTCGACTTCTGCCTCCTGGTCACCCAGCGCGCCCACCGGTCCGACCTCGCCCTGAGCGCCGTCGGCCCGGACGCCGGCCGCTGGCTGGACATCGCACAGGCCTTCGCGGGCCCGCCCGGCAGCGGCCGCCCGTCGAAGGGGGACCCGGCATGA
- a CDS encoding acyclic terpene utilization AtuA family protein produces the protein MTGLRIGNFSGFYGDRFDALREMLTGGEIDVLTGDYLAELTMLILARDRLKDPGAGYARTFPRQLEDCLGLAHERGVRIVTNAGGLNPAGLATAVRELADRLGIPVRVAHVEGDDLTASHPGTLAAHAYLGGFGIAECLRAGADIVVTGRVTDAALVTGPAAAHFGWGRTDHDRLAGAVVAGHVLECGTQATGGNYAFFREGDVRRPGFPLAEIHADGSSVITKHPGTGGLVDVGTVTAQLLYETGGGRYAGPDVTARLDTVRLSQDGPDRVRIEGVRGEAPPPTLKAGLNRLGGFRNEVVFVLTGLDIEAKAALVREQLSDALAKSPPAEVRWELVRTDRADAGTEETASALLRLVVRDADERVVGRALSGAAVELALASYPGFHVLSPPGKGSPYGVFEDVAVPHGAVDHMAVLHDGRRVPVPPPQETRPLEAVPEPALPDPLPPGPTRRAPLGLVAGARSGDKGGNANVGVWTRSDEAWRWLAHELTAERFRQLIPESRDLPVTRHLLPNLRAVNFVVEGILGAGVAAQARFDPQAKALGEWLRSRHLDIPEVLL, from the coding sequence ATGACCGGCTTGCGCATCGGCAACTTCTCCGGCTTCTACGGCGACCGTTTCGACGCCCTGCGCGAGATGCTCACCGGCGGCGAGATCGACGTCCTCACCGGCGACTACCTCGCCGAACTCACCATGCTGATCCTCGCCCGCGACCGGCTGAAGGACCCCGGCGCCGGTTACGCCCGCACCTTCCCGCGCCAGCTGGAGGACTGCCTCGGCCTCGCCCACGAGCGCGGGGTGCGGATCGTCACCAACGCCGGGGGGCTCAATCCGGCCGGACTGGCCACCGCCGTGCGGGAGTTGGCCGACCGGCTCGGCATTCCGGTGCGCGTCGCCCACGTCGAGGGCGACGACCTCACCGCCTCCCACCCCGGCACCCTCGCCGCCCACGCCTACCTCGGCGGCTTCGGGATCGCCGAGTGTCTGCGGGCCGGTGCGGACATCGTCGTCACCGGGCGGGTGACCGACGCGGCCCTCGTCACCGGGCCGGCCGCCGCCCACTTCGGGTGGGGACGAACGGACCACGACCGGCTGGCGGGCGCCGTCGTCGCCGGGCATGTGCTGGAGTGCGGGACGCAGGCCACCGGCGGCAACTACGCGTTCTTCCGCGAGGGGGACGTACGCCGGCCCGGCTTCCCGCTCGCCGAGATCCACGCCGACGGCAGCAGCGTCATCACCAAGCACCCCGGCACCGGCGGCCTGGTCGACGTCGGCACGGTCACCGCGCAGCTGCTGTACGAGACCGGCGGCGGCCGGTACGCCGGGCCCGATGTCACCGCCCGGCTGGACACCGTACGGCTGAGCCAGGACGGGCCGGACCGGGTGCGGATCGAGGGGGTGCGGGGCGAGGCGCCGCCGCCGACCCTGAAAGCCGGGCTGAACCGGCTCGGCGGCTTCCGCAACGAGGTCGTCTTCGTCCTCACCGGACTCGACATCGAGGCCAAGGCCGCCCTCGTGCGGGAGCAGCTCTCCGACGCGCTCGCCAAGTCGCCGCCCGCCGAGGTCCGCTGGGAGCTGGTCCGCACCGACCGGGCCGACGCCGGCACCGAGGAGACCGCGAGCGCCCTGCTGCGGCTGGTCGTACGGGACGCGGACGAGCGGGTCGTCGGGCGGGCGCTCAGCGGGGCCGCCGTGGAGCTGGCGCTGGCCAGCTATCCGGGGTTCCATGTGCTGTCCCCACCGGGGAAGGGCTCGCCTTATGGGGTCTTCGAGGATGTGGCAGTACCCCATGGCGCCGTGGACCATATGGCGGTCCTCCACGACGGACGGCGCGTCCCCGTGCCGCCACCCCAGGAAACCCGGCCGCTGGAGGCCGTACCGGAGCCGGCCCTCCCCGACCCGCTCCCGCCCGGTCCGACGCGCCGCGCACCCCTCGGGCTGGTCGCCGGGGCCCGCAGCGGGGACAAGGGCGGGAACGCCAACGTCGGCGTCTGGACCCGCAGTGACGAGGCCTGGCGGTGGCTCGCGCACGAGCTGACCGCCGAGAGGTTCCGGCAGCTGATACCCGAGAGCCGGGACCTGCCCGTCACCCGGCACCTGCTGCCGAACCTCCGCGCGGTCAACTTCGTCGTCGAGGGCATCCTCGGCGCGGGCGTCGCCGCGCAGGCCCGCTTCGACCCGCAGGCCAAGGCCCTCGGCGAATGGCTGCGCTCCCGCCACCTGGACATCCCGGAGGTTCTGCTGTGA
- a CDS encoding acyl-CoA carboxylase subunit beta yields the protein MTVLHTSLDTASPEHRANREAMLAKLTELDAEHAKALAGGGEKYVQRHRRRGKLLARERIELLLDPDTPFLELSPLAAWGSDHTVGASLVTGIGVVEGVECLITANDPTVRGGASNPWSLKKALRANDIALANRLPCISLVESGGADLPSQKEIFIPGGAIFRDLTRLSAAGIPTVAVVFGNSTAGGAYVPGMSDHVIMVKERAKVFLGGPPLVKMATGEESDDESLGGAEMHARVSGLADHFAVDEPDALRQARRVVARLNHRKAHPDPGPAEPPKYDPEELLGIVPGDLKTPFDPREVIARIVDASDFDEFKPLYGTSLVTGWAALHGYPVGILANAQGVLFSAESQKAAQFIQLANQRDIPLLFLHNTTGYMVGREYEQGGIIKHGAMMINAVSNSRVPHLSVLMGASYGAGHYGMCGRAYDPRFLFAWPSAKSAVMGPQQLAGVLSIVARQSAAAKGQPYDEDADAALRAMVEQQIEAESLPMFLSGRLYDDGVIDPRDTRTVLGLCLSAIHTAPYEGARGGFGVFRM from the coding sequence GTGACGGTTCTGCACACCTCCCTCGACACTGCGAGCCCCGAGCACCGGGCCAACCGCGAGGCCATGCTCGCCAAGCTCACCGAACTCGACGCCGAGCACGCCAAGGCCCTCGCGGGCGGCGGCGAGAAATACGTGCAACGGCACCGCAGGCGCGGCAAGCTGCTCGCACGGGAGCGGATCGAGCTGCTCCTCGACCCGGACACGCCCTTCCTGGAGCTGTCCCCGCTCGCCGCCTGGGGGAGCGACCACACCGTCGGCGCCTCGCTCGTCACCGGCATCGGCGTGGTCGAGGGCGTCGAGTGCCTGATCACCGCCAACGACCCGACCGTGCGCGGCGGCGCGAGCAACCCGTGGAGCCTGAAGAAGGCCCTGCGGGCGAACGACATCGCCCTCGCCAACCGGCTGCCCTGCATCTCCCTGGTGGAGTCCGGCGGCGCCGACCTGCCGTCCCAGAAGGAGATCTTCATCCCGGGCGGCGCCATCTTCCGCGACCTGACCCGGCTCTCCGCCGCCGGCATCCCGACCGTGGCGGTCGTCTTCGGCAACTCCACCGCCGGCGGCGCCTACGTCCCCGGCATGTCCGACCACGTGATCATGGTGAAGGAGCGGGCCAAGGTGTTCCTCGGCGGCCCGCCGCTGGTGAAGATGGCCACCGGCGAGGAGAGCGACGACGAGTCCCTGGGCGGCGCCGAGATGCACGCGCGTGTGTCGGGCCTCGCCGACCACTTCGCCGTGGACGAACCGGACGCGCTGCGGCAGGCGCGGCGGGTGGTGGCCCGCCTCAACCACCGCAAGGCCCACCCGGACCCCGGTCCCGCCGAGCCGCCCAAGTACGACCCGGAGGAGCTGCTGGGCATCGTCCCGGGCGACCTGAAGACCCCCTTCGACCCGCGCGAGGTCATCGCCCGGATCGTCGACGCCTCCGACTTCGACGAGTTCAAGCCGCTGTACGGGACCAGCCTGGTCACCGGCTGGGCCGCCCTGCACGGCTACCCGGTGGGCATCCTGGCCAACGCGCAGGGAGTGCTCTTCAGCGCCGAGTCGCAGAAGGCCGCCCAGTTCATCCAGCTCGCCAACCAGCGCGACATCCCGCTGCTCTTCCTGCACAACACCACCGGCTACATGGTCGGCAGGGAGTACGAACAGGGCGGGATCATCAAGCACGGCGCGATGATGATCAACGCGGTCAGCAACAGCCGGGTCCCGCACCTGTCCGTGCTCATGGGCGCGTCGTACGGCGCCGGGCACTACGGCATGTGCGGGCGGGCGTACGACCCCCGCTTCCTGTTCGCCTGGCCCAGCGCCAAGTCCGCCGTGATGGGCCCGCAGCAGCTCGCCGGGGTGCTGTCGATCGTCGCCCGGCAGTCCGCGGCGGCGAAGGGACAGCCGTACGACGAGGACGCGGACGCCGCCCTGCGCGCCATGGTGGAGCAGCAGATCGAGGCCGAGTCGCTGCCGATGTTCCTTTCCGGGCGGCTGTACGACGACGGCGTCATCGACCCGCGCGACACCCGTACCGTCCTCGGCCTGTGCCTGTCCGCCATCCACACCGCGCCCTACGAGGGCGCGCGCGGCGGCTTCGGCGTCTTCCGGATGTGA
- a CDS encoding acetyl/propionyl/methylcrotonyl-CoA carboxylase subunit alpha, which produces MISTLLVANRGEIACRIFRTCRELGIRTVAVHSDADENALHTRVADTAVRLPGAAPAETYLRGDLVVKAALAAGADAVHPGYGFLSENADFARAVLDAGLVWIGPPPEAIEAMASKTRAKDLMGIAPLDAADVTEADLPVLVKAAAGGGGRGMRVVRRLEELSAALEGARAEAASAFGDGEVFVEPYLERGRHVEVQILADTHGTVRPLGTRDCSLQRRHQKVIEEAPAPGLSEGLTQDLYALAVQAASAVAYVGAGTVEFLVADGRAHFLEMNTRLQVEHPVTEEVFGVDLVAEQIRIAEGHALAEDPPRARGHAIEARLYAEDPAHDWAPQTGTLHHLALPSGVRLDTGYTGGDTIGVHYDPMLAKVVAHAPTRTEAIRRLAGALERAEIHGPVTNRDLLIRSLRHEEFAAVRMDTGFYDRHLAALTEPTPDPYAPLAAALADTHGRSRFGGWRNLPSGPQVKRYAMAGQEHEVRYRHTRQGLAADGVRVVQAGPRLVVLEVDGVERRFTVAAYGDEVHVNTTRLTALPRFPDPATQLAPGSLLAPMPGTVVRIADGLTEGATVQAGQGLIWVEAMKMQHQISSPVTGVLGALHAETGQQVEPGTLLAVVQETSS; this is translated from the coding sequence GTGATTTCGACACTGCTCGTGGCCAACCGGGGCGAGATCGCCTGCCGGATCTTCCGCACCTGCCGTGAGCTGGGGATCCGGACGGTCGCCGTGCACTCGGACGCGGACGAGAACGCGCTCCACACGCGCGTGGCCGACACGGCGGTACGGCTGCCGGGCGCGGCGCCCGCCGAGACGTATCTGCGCGGCGACCTGGTCGTGAAGGCGGCCCTCGCCGCAGGCGCGGACGCCGTGCACCCCGGCTACGGCTTCCTCTCCGAGAACGCCGACTTCGCGCGTGCCGTCCTCGACGCCGGACTGGTGTGGATCGGGCCGCCCCCCGAGGCCATCGAGGCGATGGCGTCCAAGACCCGCGCCAAGGACCTGATGGGCATCGCGCCCCTCGACGCGGCCGACGTCACCGAGGCCGACCTGCCGGTGCTGGTGAAGGCGGCCGCCGGCGGCGGGGGGCGCGGCATGCGGGTCGTGCGCCGCCTGGAGGAGCTGAGCGCCGCACTGGAGGGCGCACGCGCCGAGGCCGCGAGCGCCTTCGGCGACGGCGAGGTCTTCGTCGAGCCCTACCTGGAGCGCGGCCGCCACGTCGAGGTGCAGATCCTCGCCGACACCCACGGCACCGTCCGGCCCCTCGGCACCCGCGACTGCTCCCTCCAGCGCCGCCACCAGAAGGTCATCGAGGAGGCCCCGGCACCCGGCCTCTCCGAGGGGCTCACCCAGGACCTGTACGCCCTGGCCGTACAGGCCGCGAGCGCCGTCGCCTACGTCGGCGCGGGAACCGTCGAGTTCCTGGTCGCCGACGGCCGCGCCCACTTCCTGGAGATGAACACCCGCCTCCAGGTCGAACACCCGGTGACGGAGGAGGTGTTCGGCGTCGACCTGGTGGCGGAACAGATCCGGATCGCCGAGGGCCACGCCCTCGCGGAGGACCCGCCACGCGCGCGTGGCCACGCGATCGAGGCCCGCCTGTACGCCGAGGACCCCGCCCACGACTGGGCCCCGCAGACCGGCACCCTGCACCACCTCGCCCTGCCGTCCGGCGTACGCCTGGACACCGGCTACACCGGCGGCGACACCATCGGCGTCCACTACGACCCGATGCTCGCCAAGGTCGTCGCCCACGCACCCACCCGCACGGAGGCGATCCGCCGGCTCGCCGGCGCACTGGAGCGCGCGGAGATCCACGGCCCGGTCACCAACCGCGACCTGCTCATCCGCTCCCTGCGCCACGAGGAGTTCGCGGCGGTCCGCATGGACACGGGCTTCTACGACCGCCACCTCGCCGCACTGACCGAGCCCACGCCCGACCCGTACGCCCCCCTGGCCGCCGCCCTCGCCGACACCCACGGCCGCTCCCGCTTCGGCGGCTGGCGCAACCTGCCCTCGGGGCCGCAGGTGAAGCGGTACGCGATGGCGGGGCAGGAGCACGAGGTCCGCTACCGGCACACCCGGCAGGGCCTCGCGGCCGACGGGGTGCGGGTCGTGCAGGCCGGGCCGCGCCTGGTCGTCCTCGAAGTGGACGGCGTGGAGCGCCGGTTCACGGTGGCGGCGTACGGCGACGAGGTCCACGTCAACACCACCCGGCTCACCGCCCTGCCCCGTTTCCCCGACCCCGCCACCCAGCTCGCCCCCGGTTCCCTGCTCGCGCCGATGCCGGGCACGGTCGTACGCATCGCCGACGGCCTGACCGAGGGGGCAACGGTCCAGGCCGGCCAGGGACTCATATGGGTGGAGGCGATGAAGATGCAGCACCAGATCTCGTCACCGGTCACCGGCGTGCTGGGCGCTTTGCACGCGGAGACCGGTCAGCAGGTGGAACCAGGAACGTTGCTCGCCGTAGTGCAGGAAACCTCTTCTTAG